TGCCAGTGTAAAGCAATGTTTGAGCATCGTTGTCTTCCAATGCTACAAAATCTTTAGGGAAATACTTTTTCAAATCACTCATCCATTGAACAGATTTAACGAATTCAGGATCTGTTAGTTTTGCCGATCCATCGAGCACTTTATCCACAAAATCATTAGCTCCATATGCAGTAGGTCCAATAGCAGCATGCGTCAATGAAAGAAGGTATGCAGCGCGGCCTGATTGCGCAATTGGAGTAATGCCTTTATCTTTTAATTTTTCACATACATTCAAGAACTCTTCATACGTAGTCGGAACATCAATTCCGTTGTCTTTGAAAATTTTCTTGTTATAGAAAATTACAGCCGAGTTCAAGCTTAAAGGTACACCATAGACTTTCCCATCGCTTCCTCTTGCTGCATCTAAAAACTGCTCGTTGATATCACTGACGCCTTTTACATCATCTAGCGGCATGATATAGCCATTATCAGCAATTGATTTCGCCCCTTCATATGGACGCAATTGAATGATATCAGGACCTTCTCCTGATACGAGAGCGTTCGTCAAGATTGTGTTGTATTCAGTAGATTTATATGGCTGGAATTCAATTTCAATATTCGGATTCTTATCTTGGAATGCAGCAATTGCCTTCTCATACATGGAGCGATCCTCCGGCCTCCAGCTATACATGACAAGCTTGGTCTTTTCGCCATCTTTGACATCTTTTTTACCGTCATCCGATGATGCAACATCCTTGCCCCCGCTGCAAGCGCTTACAAATATACTCAAAATCATGACCAAAGCAACAATCCATAATCCTTTTGCTTTCATTCATTTCTCCCCCTTAAATTCATCAAAGAATAACTACCCCTTGAACCCTTTCCCCCTCATAAAATTGATCTGCTTGATGACTTTAAAAATCAGAATAATCCATCTATTACAAATTCTAGTAAAGTTTATGGGATGGGTCAACACTTTATTTCGAAATTTTTATAAAATTTGAAATTTAATTCCAAATAGGACGCAGGGACAGGTTTCTCGTCCCATCACAAAAAGGAAGATTGAATACATAGACTCCATTCTTCCTTTTGCTTTCCCATTATTCAGCAGGTGTGGGACGAGAAACCTGTCCCCCTGTACCGATAATTAATTAAGTAGTGATACTTTCAAATTTTCTTAACTACAATCTTTTGAAATTCGATATAATAAATACAAATAATGGAAGGGGTTTTAAAGTGGCTACTTATAAACAAATTCAGGAATATGTAAAGCAGACATATGGATATTCGCCCAAAACATGTTGGATTGCTCACATGAAAGAATTGCTTGGTCTAAAACCCAGGGTCTCACCGAACCGCCAATCTCTGTCTAAAAGAGTTCATCCCTGTCCAGAACACAAGAAAAAGGATCTTGAAGAAACATTTAACCATTTCAATATGCTTTGACGTATGCGATACAGGTTCCTCTCCCCATTTTTTAGGACGAGGAACCTGTCCACTTGTGTCTATGATTAAATGAAAAATAATAAAATTAATAATAAAACTTGGTTATTATTTATGTAAAATTTATTGGGGGTGGGGACATTGGAGGGAAAATGCACGGTAAAAACACGTTTAGCAGTAGATAAATTTCATCAATTAAATCACGAAATTATTATCTTACGTTATCCAAAATCACATTTGCGTCTTGTTGGACCTAGTTACATAATGCAACTAACCCGTGAAAGTCAAAAGGGTTCCATTTCTATTAGACTTTCATTTAGCCAAGCTTTGTTAATCAAGAACGAATTTAGGATTAGTGATCACACATTAATAAAACAAAAAAGCGATAATTTAGAAGTCCACGTTAAAAAAATTATTTCGCACAAGAGAATTAAAAGGGTGAAGAATGAATTTTCACTCTCATACAAACAAGGTTCTGATTTGGAAGTGACCTATTCCATTCCAGAACAGTTGTTCATGGATAAATATCAGCAAGCCATTACTAGAATGGTTAAAAACCATAAAACAGTGTCTACCGCACATAAACAACATACGCAAACGAACAAGCCTCTCTTAACAAATAACAACAGCATCTCTGGTAATCCCTCTAAGAAAAAACAAAATAATAATGTGCGAGCAGCTAGGTACGAATCATTTAGAAGATGTTCAAACTGCGATTACTTCATTAACAAACTGAATCAATGTGGACTTTTCTCTCGCACAGTGAGTATAGATAATGTATGTTCAAGGTTCAACTATACAAAATACCGTACATATTTAGGAGGAGGTTTTTCACCAAGATAATCTCCAAAAAACAAAGGGACGCAGTTCACAGGTTCCTCGCCCCATCTAAAAAAGGAAGATTGAATACATAGACTCCATTCTTCCTTTTGCTTTCCCATTATTCAGCAGGTGTGGGACGAGAAACCTGTCCCCCATTCCGGAAGCACGGGAACCGTCATCGCGCTTGCCTTTGCTTCGATTATTTCAAACTCCTATTGATCCATTTGATGTTAAATTCCTCATAGCCTTGCATTTTTCCCCACTCCCTCATTTGTTCATGATCAGGATGTGATGAATTGTGAATGATTCTCAAGAATTCCTCGAATCCAGCCTCTCCCCCTACATCTTCAGGAGGGGCATTTCCTTCTCCACTCTCACATGTCGGATAGTTGTATGGATAATCCTCGATGACACGCTCTACTTCAATTTTATGTGCCCAGCCATCGCCGAAATCATAATTATAAGTGATATCTTTAGATATATAGTCAGATAGTTTATGCCCAGCTTCTAGCTCCATAGCAATCTCGGACTGATATGCCAATGCTTCTTCATGACAAACTAACCTCAAAACAGGTTTACTACTTTTCAATTGGGCACTGCTGTTTTTCTCCCAGATGACAAATTCATGAAGGTGGCTGTTTTGCCAGTCAAAAGCCGTTTGGAGAACATCATGCAACGCAGGAAAACTAATGCTCTTAGGTACAATCAGCCTCCTCCATACCGAATGATTTTTCAACTCCAAGGTTGCTTTTAACTGAACGGCCTCGGATTGAAAAATAGATCGCCCTGCAAACTCCTCTAAATCGTTATACATTTCTTTGTTCGGGAAAAAATAAGGGTCTTTCCCATTTCCAACAGGTGTATTATTTAGCCATTTACTAATTTTTAATTGAATCAAATTACTTTCATCCAGCATTTCTTCAGCAAAGTAAAAATCTTCACAGGCTCTGTTCAATCGGGCAACCATCTTCCGGCCATTCGTTTTGTCAAAGGATAGAGTGGAAGAATGCTGCAAATACTGATTAATAATCTCTTCTTTAATATAATCAGCCCTGAATACTTCCCGGATGGCATCAGGTATCAGCCTTCCCATTTCTTTCAAATCTTTCGCTTTCAAACCAAACAGCACAGCAGCATAGCGGTTCTTATTATTCACAAGGACAACCGCCTTCTTCCTGCCGAACAAAACTACATTTGCATGCCAGGAAAATAACGCCTCTTCCTCTTCAATAAAATTCGCAGGCGAAACCTTCAACACATCTAATAACTTCTTTGTACAATGAATTCGCACAAAGCCACCTCCTAGCGGGACATAGGGACAGGTTCCTTGTCCCAAAAATTTCTATTTAGAATATCGAAATAGTTGAATATCATATCAAACTTCTTTATCAGTATAACCGGTGGGACAAGGAACCTGTCCCCCTCATTCCTGCTATCATTCAATTTCTGGGACGAGAAACCTGTCCCCGTGTCCCTCTCAGTAGCCCTTTGATCATTCTCACCTGCGTATTCAATATTTCTTTTTCTTCCTCTTTTGTAAGCTGACAATCTTCCCAGTATCCCATTTTGAGGATGGAGTCGCAGTTTTGGGGTGGATTGATCACTCCGCTGAATAAATCAAGAATCTGCCCGCGTCCGCCCCCGAGTTGTACTAGGTACCTTCCTTCTCCCTGCGCGGCGATTATCGACCGTTTAATCTCCATATCCCACTCTAATTCTTCCGTCTCCATCATAAAGGATTCAATCGAATCAAGGCGCTCAACCATCCACTGTAGAATCGCCTTATATTGATCCATTTCGGAAAAAATCCTTGTTAATGGTAGGGAAAAGCGGAAGCCCCAGCCTTTTTCTTTAAGAATAATGGAATCAAACAATTCTTCATTTTCCATGATGATTCTGTGAAACCGCTCACTGTGTATGTTTCTTCGATTGCTCCATAGCTGCACAAGCAGGGAAGGCTCATCATCAAACAAAAAGCCTGCCGTCAAATCGCTATAGCTACCTCCAAATGCTGGCGAAATGCTTATCGCATACCGGCCGTGGTCTGTAATCTGTGAAATTTGCTTTCCATCCCTAGACTTCACTGGACCAAACCTTTTCTCCATTTCAAATCGAACAGGCTCCAGCATCCCATCAAGCTTATGCAGCAACTTTGGCAGTCCTTTCAATCCGTCCATTTCAAACAACTCAAACTCCATTGCTCTCATCAATTTATTCCTTTCTAAGAACTGCAAAAATGCAAGAACCAGGGAATTTTCTTTACACTCCGTGAAAAATTTGTAGATATCATGCCACCTGAAAGATCTGAATTCAACCTCAAAGGCATCATCGATCTGTTCCAATCGCTTCGTACAATAATGCAAGCTTACGTGGTGATAAGATTGTTGATCCCTTAATAGCAGCAATACCCTTTCATACCGTTCCAGCTGCCGCGAATGCAAATGGGAATCCACTTTATTCTCGATAAAAGCGATGGAATCTTCATTATGAAA
This DNA window, taken from Falsibacillus pallidus, encodes the following:
- a CDS encoding ABC transporter substrate-binding protein, which gives rise to MKAKGLWIVALVMILSIFVSACSGGKDVASSDDGKKDVKDGEKTKLVMYSWRPEDRSMYEKAIAAFQDKNPNIEIEFQPYKSTEYNTILTNALVSGEGPDIIQLRPYEGAKSIADNGYIMPLDDVKGVSDINEQFLDAARGSDGKVYGVPLSLNSAVIFYNKKIFKDNGIDVPTTYEEFLNVCEKLKDKGITPIAQSGRAAYLLSLTHAAIGPTAYGANDFVDKVLDGSAKLTDPEFVKSVQWMSDLKKYFPKDFVALEDNDAQTLLYTGKAAMYINGDYRLATLEDTAPDMEIGIIPGFAEEKGGTPVVTTWVDGSYAGVKNSKHPEEVKAFMEFLASPEFGKIFTDEMDRVSAISGIKPDNEIVSKLAEAVDQSSTPYLMLVHFGKGEPTTKTTFENALQGMYLGKLSVDEVAKQAEESYEKAK
- a CDS encoding plasmid pRiA4b ORF-3 family protein, with the translated sequence MRIHCTKKLLDVLKVSPANFIEEEEALFSWHANVVLFGRKKAVVLVNNKNRYAAVLFGLKAKDLKEMGRLIPDAIREVFRADYIKEEIINQYLQHSSTLSFDKTNGRKMVARLNRACEDFYFAEEMLDESNLIQLKISKWLNNTPVGNGKDPYFFPNKEMYNDLEEFAGRSIFQSEAVQLKATLELKNHSVWRRLIVPKSISFPALHDVLQTAFDWQNSHLHEFVIWEKNSSAQLKSSKPVLRLVCHEEALAYQSEIAMELEAGHKLSDYISKDITYNYDFGDGWAHKIEVERVIEDYPYNYPTCESGEGNAPPEDVGGEAGFEEFLRIIHNSSHPDHEQMREWGKMQGYEEFNIKWINRSLK
- a CDS encoding PD-(D/E)XK nuclease family protein — encoded protein: MRIERATTVFEQLLNLYTREGLTVPLEDFTTEVLAGVLKSDQGMLDDFVHKMLHQDGGHWKVMTQVYYPLEDSLDCFVDMVFHNEDSIAFIENKVDSHLHSRQLERYERVLLLLRDQQSYHHVSLHYCTKRLEQIDDAFEVEFRSFRWHDIYKFFTECKENSLVLAFLQFLERNKLMRAMEFELFEMDGLKGLPKLLHKLDGMLEPVRFEMEKRFGPVKSRDGKQISQITDHGRYAISISPAFGGSYSDLTAGFLFDDEPSLLVQLWSNRRNIHSERFHRIIMENEELFDSIILKEKGWGFRFSLPLTRIFSEMDQYKAILQWMVERLDSIESFMMETEELEWDMEIKRSIIAAQGEGRYLVQLGGGRGQILDLFSGVINPPQNCDSILKMGYWEDCQLTKEEEKEILNTQVRMIKGLLRGTRGQVSRPRN